In one window of Clupea harengus chromosome 4, Ch_v2.0.2, whole genome shotgun sequence DNA:
- the aar2 gene encoding protein AAR2 homolog, translating to MAGVDMDPEVAQGLFEEGATLVLLGVPEETELGIDYKSWQVGPRFRGIKMIPPGLHFLHYSATNPKSMGGEIGPRMGLFLHLKPRELILANWDRQEEDLDFSATQNPEEVERVKAGLRELDPFLGPYPYDTLRKWVSLTDRLTQEVAEALQPLNGRVCAFCDVVPELQLTHTQDRAEQNLPRNDTACQNMKEGLERLPRMKQREGTELRFSDIPQQTYPPGATPAQITQCSMDLSYALRRLLEQQYHQQPLNVLGELQFAFVCFLVGNAYDAFEHWKKLLALLCRSEEAMRTHKELFLGLISVLYHQLGEIPPDFFVDIVSQSNFLTSTLQDFFQFASGPGMDSTLRKRAEKFKAHLTKKFRWDFEADLEDCAPVVVELPEGVTLD from the exons ATGGCTGGCGTGGATATGGACCCGGAGGTAGCACAGGGTTTGTTTGAAGAAGGAGCCACGCTTGTCTTGCTCGGCGTTCCCGAGGAAACGGAGTTGGGTATCGACTACAAGAGTTGGCAGGTCGGTCCTCGCTTCCGTGGAATAAAGATGATCCCGCCAGGGCTTCACTTCCTCCACTACAGCGCCACTAACCCCAAGAGCATGGGCGGTGAAATTGGTCCCAGGATGGGCCTCTTCCTCCACCTGAAGCCTCGGGAGCTTATTCTGGCCAACtgggacagacaggaggaggattTGGACTTTTCTGCTACTCAGAATCCGGAGGAAGTGGAGCGCGTTAAGGCAGGGCTTCGGGAGCTAGACCCTTTTCTCGGACCATACCCCTACGACACTTTGCGCAAGTGGGTGTCCCTGACGGATCGGCTCACCCAGGAGGTCGCGGAAGCGCTACAGCCCTTGAACGGACGCGTGTGCGCCTTTTGCGACGTGGTGCCCGAGTTGCAGTTGACCCACACCCAAGACCGCGCCGAGCAGAATCTGCCCCGCAATGACACGGCCTGTCAGAACATGAAGGAAGGGTTGGAGAGGCTGCCCCGAATGAAACAGAGGGAAGGCACCGAGCTGCGCTTCTCTGACATACCTCAACAAACATACCCTCCCGGAGCAACGCCCGCTCAGATCACCCAGTGTAGCATGGATCTCAGCTACGCTCTTCGCCGCCTTCTGGAGCAGCAGTACCATCAACAGCCGCTCAACGTGCTTG GCGAGCTGCAGTTTGCCTTCGTGTGCTTCCTGGTTGGGAACGCGTACGACGCCTTCGAGCACTGGAAGAAGCTGCTGGCACTGCTGTGTCGCTCGGAGGAGGCCATGCGCACGCACAAGGAGCTCTTCCTGGGCCTCATCAGCGTGCTCTATCACCAGCTCGGAGAGATCCCCCCAGACTTCTTTGTGGACATCGTATCCCAGAGTAACTTCCTCACATCCACCCTGCAG GACTTTTTCCAGTTTGCCAGTGGCCCGGGGATGGACAGCACGCTGCGGAAGAGGGCGGAGAAGTTCAAAGCTCACCTGACCAAGAAGTTCCGCTGGGACTTTGAGGCTGACCTCGAGGACTGTGCCCCGGTGGTGGTGGAGCTCCCAGAGGGCGTCACTCTGGACTGA